Genomic window (Magnolia sinica isolate HGM2019 chromosome 6, MsV1, whole genome shotgun sequence):
TGCCACTGATGCAGAGAGGCTTATGCTTGCATAGCAACTCCAGTTAGTCCACAATAAAGATAGTAGAGTCCATTCGCTTCACGCCACCCACCAATCATCCTCCCCATCTTTATATCTTGATATTAACAATAAGAGGGATAGGATGTGACAAAACAATTTAGAGACTAGGTCAGTTTACTCACCGATAATAAACTTAAAGGAAATTTAGAAATGTAAAGTACTGATGTTATTGATAGTGGTGGGGTAAGGCAGGCAATACCCAACCCAAACACATGTTGATGTACCATCTTCTAATGTAATAGAAGAAATAGATGATGATTTAACTAACTGAGACAATGTATTTTGTTTACCAATTATGTGATTAGAAGCACATGAATCAATGGCCCAGGGAGTACCATCACTTGACGTAAGACATATTGTACCTGACTAAGCAAAAGTTATCAAGCAAAAGTTATTGAGGATAACGTGAGTGGAACGATTCTTCAGAAGTCTAGCATATTCCTCCTTGGATAAAGTAACTATCTCACATGAGGTACTCGACTCGTAAACGGAAGGAATAGGCTTATGAGTATAACCATCGGTGCTACCATAAGAAGAATGAACTTGATTTGCCCAAGCTGGTTACCCTACAAGATCCCAACATGTATTAATTTTGTGGTTACTAAGACCAGTGCACTTTTGGTTATCTTGACCACGACTGCGGCTACTAATGAAATCTATACTGCGACTTCCCCAATTATGTCTTCCTCCCCTTGAATCTCTGCCACCAAACTAGTCACCATGTCCATGACCTTGATTTTCGCCATCACCTTTGCTAGATGGAGAAACAAGGTTCGAACGATCTGATGGAGACAAACTTTGTATGCTAACTGCACACTGAATGTGAGCAAATGTCTTAGTAATAGAGGGGATCTTGCTACCTCCAAGAATCTAGGCTCGGACAGGCTCAAACTCGGGACAAAATTCAGAGAGGAATTTATCAACATGGAATTCCTCTCTCTATCGTCTCATAGTATCATAATCAGTGGTCAAGGGTCTTGAAGTCATGaaatcccttgatatacattgatacactacactctgacagcttaagcttttagagtaaatagttgtttgacatggtatcaaagcggaaggtcctatgtttgaatctcgagagcagcaaatatgcctcgctaaaatattattctcccacgggggacCAGGAAAATTAGGTCCGGCTCAGGGACCGggaaatcaagcccggcctatttatggtgtgagtgtccctccacccttgtcagTATGTTCCCATGCAGAGTTCCCTTGATATATATTGAtgcaccacactctgacagcttaagcttttagagtaaatagtTGTTTGACAAAGGGTTGGTATACATTTAATTCTTCTCATATGCCTCGCCTCTCAAGGCTGAATAATACTCACCAACACTCGTCTCCTTGTAGGGAAAATATGTTTTGAAACAAGTCATAGATTCACGTTAAATTCTTTTCATTTGAATACATTTTTCTCAGATTTTCCCATACTTCCTTTGCAGATTTGAAAACGATAACATTTGCGCTGATTTGAGGCTCCATACTATTCCAAAATAAAGCTTTAATTTGAGCATTCTCAGCCACCCAATCTTCATATTCCAATGAACCCTCTTCAGGTTTGGGGGAAGTCAAATATTTCAGTTTTCTTTTACTTATGAGAAATAGCTCCACTGATGTAGCCCATTGCAAGTAATTTGAGCCATTGAGTTTGGTCGATGTAGTATTGTAGCTCATCAACTCAAATGGAGACATAATACTTGGCATCATTCTTTGAACCCATAAATTtaggaaaatgaaataaataaccgAGGGAAGAATGTGTGACTTGAACTTACTCAACAAGTATATTAGAATCTGATCTATACCAACAGATACGATGGTTTGATGCTGCTTCTTGCCTTAACACCTTGACACACGCACATGCACAAAGAGCTTCTTCAGCATATGTCATACTCACGTTCAACGTGCACTTAACTTCTTCAAATCTGATACCATGTATGCTTGgatgggagggagggagggagagagagagagagagagagagagagagagagagagagagagagagagagagagagagagagagagagagagagagagagagagagagagagagagagagagagagagagagagagagagagagagagagagagagagagagagagagagagagagagagagagagagagagagagagagagagagagagagagagagagggtatggATGCCCCCTACTTTCTCATATTTTATTTGAAGAGACTTTGCAATATTTACAATAATGCCATTGGTAACAAAAGCAGGAATAACCAACATGTCCTACAATTAAACTTATGTAGAATAGGCCAAGATAAAGATAGCTAAATGCCTTTTAAGTGAATGACAATAGCACTTATAACCTTTCTCAGTACGggagtaccaaaaaaaaaaagaaacgcaTTTAAAAGAACGTGGAGCAAGTTTACCTTGGCCAAGCCCAAATAGGGGAACAAAACAAGTACAACCGAAAACTTTTGAAAGAACAAGAAAGATTGGATTATTAGGAAATAATAATGAGAATGATGTTTTCCCATCCAAAACAGAAGGAAGGCATTCGGTTTTTCAAATAGCATGCGATAAGTACTGCATCGCCATAGGCAAACTGTGGAACATTCATTTTGAAGAATAAACCATGTGTGACTTCAATCAAATGTCCATTCTTGCACACAACCACtctgttttgttgaggtgtgttgGCATAAGAAGTGTGATGGATAATACCATGACATTATAAATAGGGCTGAAAATCATGAGACATAAATTCAAATACATTATCAGATCTAAAATATGCAAAAAGTTGACCCAAACTgagttttttaatttattattttactATGAAAATTCTGAAatacaaaaaaagagagaaacttTTGAGTTTTAACCGATTTTAAAAAAGATGTAGCCAAGTTATTCTAGAACAAACTAATGAAAACTTAATAGACTAGGAATTTGAGCTggtcctcacacatcacaatggattgACTTAAATGGGACAATGATTTGTTCATCGACTTTAGAAGGAAAATGTACTCTATAGTGTTCACTTAGTTACCTTTTGTAATCGAAAATTGATAATTTCGGAAGGGATGGTATAAGGCTTTGCAGTTTCTGGAGAGATGGATGGCCTAGGCAACAATGCCACTAGAAAGCAAGATTCTCAGGTTGCACCACAACACCTATTGATTCTCTCCAAATAGTACATACCATTTCTCTCATGTCCTCTACTAACTGTTTTGCCTGTCTTGAGGTTCCAAAAAACACAATGAGAACGGAAGAAGGTGATAGAGTAGGGCTGCTCAATATATTCACACAGAGAAGAGAAAGGATAGAGAAGGAGAAGGGCTGCTCAATATATTCCCATGTCCCCTCAACTCTCTCTTATTATATTAGGGCTTTCATTATTAAAGAGAAAATTTCAAAGCTATGCCTCTTTACTTAAATATATGTAATACTAAGCCCATAGGCCTAAATTCTGCTTCAACAAATTTAAGCTCAATAATTACAAGTGATCACACGTGAGACCAGTCACCCGAGTGACCGCGATGGTCCTAGAACAAAACACACACAACCAAATACCAAGAGGGATATCAAAGAGATGCTAATTAGGTTCTaaaacttgaattggtacatttCCTCCTAAGATCCTAGTGCGCATCCTATCGCCTAATGTCTGAAGAGACCAGCATGGTACTCTGTAGGACTATACAGACTACGTATAATGGACTAAAAGTAAAAGATGCCAATGATAACCTAGTTTGCACGACTACCGGCACGACTGCACATGCCTGTGCATGCGTATATTTCCATACACAAGGATTATAGTGTTGAAATTGGAGTGTTAGGCCCaggcaagaagaagaagaagaagagaaaataaagaaagaatagCTCTGTCCCAGTCAAACTGCCCCGATCAATTCAATATCTAGGCTGAAACCAACCTAGGATAGGCCCTTTTGCAACCCTAAAGCCCATAGTGGTTGCAAGTCCTTGCAAAGTACGGTATTGATTAGGAGAAAAACCTTTGTACTACTTGCAAAGTTAACTACTATCTGGATATTGTTTGTCTTCAATGCGCCAAAATTTTGTCACAATAGACAGATGCAATAGGCACTTCCCTACATGAAAATCTTCATGAAGTACACTTGATTCATAGCAACAAACATTCCTCCAATTTGAGGTTTGATGACTCTAAAAGGCTTGTGCATTATCAATCATGCTCCTCAGAGTATATTCTTTCTCAGCAAAACTATGCTTGGAGCTTATCTCATACATCCATCTCACTGATAACACGGAGCAGAGACTCCACCAATCCACTTGAGTTTAATCTGATGTTTATTAGGTAGATAAGAAGCGAGCGTAGTTGAAAATGTTGTTCAAGTTTTAAGAGTAGCAAGAAGCTAGTTTTGAAGATTATAAACTCCCAGTGAGTATTCTGAAGTTTGTACTATAGATTGTGTGCTTTGATCGTTAATGAAAACAAGCTTCCAATCTTGATGAACCCTTTCTGGAACCAATACAATCAAAGAATACTTTTAAAAAGTTAGTTTCAGATTTATGGTTGATGGAAATTGAGGAATTCTTACTGTTCTTTTTCAAGTAATGTCTGCATGCTTTTATTGCATTTTCCCAGATTCTTTATTTCTTTAATTGAGAAAAATTGCTTCATTTACAATCTCTGACGGTAGTTTTATTATATAACCTTTGGATTCACATTATGCatttaaatttcatcttctttGTACCATACATGTGGACCTCTCCTTTTTCAGTTGGGATTTCCTATCTAGTGGGTTCATCCTTAATTGTCCTCCACTGAAAAGTCACTACGAtggaatgatcctagccattgtaTTAATAAAATGTTTTGGTCATGGAGGGCGGACATGTTCTAGCGATTAGACAATTCTTTGGGCCATAGGCAATGCAAGGTACAGCCCTTGTGAGTGATCTTGATCAATCGAGGTAATTGCGAATGATCGTGATTAATCAAGGGAAGTTTGCCTGTTTGGTGGGATGGGCCTTGCATCAAAGTATCACTAAAATGTGCCCTTTCAAATGCAAAATTTTCGCCTTATCTATACTTTGTATTTCTAGAATGCCCACTATAAAAGTTCGAATTCCTGTCCCTTTTTTCATGCCACTCCTCTCTCCCCATCCATTACTATAAAGGTCATGGCATCGTTTTAAAACTTGCATCTGATGCCTAAGAATGAgcccatctcattttaattatcataatcatgtattagagatcatgattgttggttatTATGGCTGTCAATGGACTGGGCTTGGACTGCAATATCAGGCTGGGCTCGGCCCAAGTATAACATCCTGCCAGCCCAGCCCACCCATTAGGGTTAGAAAGTTCTGAAATTTGAAAAACTCACCCCATTAGCaactagctctctctctctctctctctctctctctctctctctcttcaaatcttctccttaaaaacccatctctctctctctctctctctcttcaaatcttctcctcaaaaacccatctctctctcttcaaatcttCTCCTCAtatacccatctctctctcacttcaaATCTTCTCCTCAAACACCCACCCCCTCTCTCCACCACAATGGAAAGGGCTCGGGCTGGAATTTTTTGGCCCGTCACGGGCCCTGGCCAGGTTTGGGCCTTTGTAGAAAACTACAGGTCAGGCTTGGACAGAGGTTGGCCAGGCCTGTTGACACTCCTATTGGtgatcaagattatttttaatccttaatGAAAAGACATGACCTCTAATACAAaattacaattaactaaaatgggattaactcatttttaggcttctgccaaacaggcccttaccatATCTAATGCCTGAACTAATAGAATTAACAACCACAGGAAAGAAAGAGGTGCAAGCACTACAAGATGAGTTCAGATGATGTCATCCTCCTTGTGACATCATTTCAACTCTACTGCTTGCACCTCTTTCTTACAGGTGCAAAATTCATAATTCAGTCCTGTTTATACCATTTGTGCCCTAATCCACTCATAAAATTGATACCTTGCAatcttatttaattatttatgcaATTTGTGTTCCCGAAATGCCCTCTATCATTAGATTTTGAATTTTCGACAACACGCCCACCCATTAGATTAGGAATGTTCTGTATCCTGAGTATTGAATTCATTTATCCCTAACTTGTCCCCTCTTGTTACTGTACAAATATACAGCCTTGTAAGAATGACTGTCCATTTGCAGAATTTTTTCCCACAATGTCTTCAACataaaatttcatatttgataCACTGTTTAGAGGATTAGTTTCCCAAATGTCTGCATCCATTTGGGATGCAATTCGGCTAAGGTTAGCCAAGCTGAAAACTGAACCTGAACAACTCAATTGTTAAACTGAACCAGATGCTATCCGACTTTCAACCTGACCTCATCAACCATTGCACAACCCATTTTCATATTATCCAACTTCGAAATCTCTGGATCTGGGTAATGAACATGATCTAGAATTCTAGACCATTCATATGAAGATCCCACTGGAAATCGTGCTGGTCAAGTTGGATCAGGTTGAATGTGCATATATGGGTCAGGTTATTTTCTCAACCTAAACCTCACCTGAATTTAGATGGTTTATGaatccaacctgaacccaacccaacacGAGTTAAAATCAGATTGGgtaaatcaggtttgggttgtgCCTGGTCCAATTTTCAGCCCTTCCACCGTTATATTGCAGACAGGCACAACTTCAGTCTACAGTCTACACTGCACACTGGGAGTCGGTTCACAGATATCTTCCACTGTTTAGAGACGGTTGTTGAGGGGGAAAAAAACAATTGGAAAAATGCAAAGTTTAAAATTACCATTTTGAAATGCAGGCTGGGATTCTTGCTTGCTTATTGGGTGGTGGAGATATGTGCATGTtcgcattttttattttatatgttCATGAGGGTACAAATATACAGAGAAATATTCTCCTACAAGctggttctcatgagaactcgcGAGAACCCTTTGAGAATTCATTTCATGTGATGTGTATATATGTAATCTAGGCCTTACCAGCCTTCATCTAGCTTGGATGAAGGGTTGGGAAAAAAATCCCGTTGttttgcaactcaggtgggccctggtgAAAATAAATGGTGGGAATTCCATCTCATTTTTCTATGACCCACCTGGTTTTTTGATCAGGTTGGCTTTTGGACCCTTGGACAGTTCGGATTTTGTGCACACATTATgtaagatgagttctcaaaaggtTCTCACAAGTTCTCTTGAGAACCGGTTCCTAGGAGAGAATTTCCCCAAATATACAATCAAATGtgaatttatataatttatttctgAATTCTATCTCCAAAATTCACCTTCGTTGGATTGCAAATTTGCTGTCATGTTGACATTGATTACATCAAATGCATTTCATGGGCCTCTCACAGTACCCCAGTTACACATTttactgtgattttttttttccttaatgaaAATTTGAAACTTCTATTGGTGTGATTTGCAGAGCAGTGTCCGGTAGCTGGAATACATATCCATGCTCTTCTATGTAAATGGTGCGAACAAGCCAGCCTGTCCCAGACTCTGAAACTCTCATTGTAGCTCTCCCCGAGTTTTGCTTTGTGAGATTGTTACAAGGTTGGATTTTCAATCTTTTGGATGGCGATCTTTAGCTCACGTTGGAGATGCGCCCTTGAAGGTGCCAACACCACTTCATTCCAAACCGAGCGAGATATGCTCATGAGCTCTGCCTGTGGATGGAGCTCGTAGACGGAGTTTGCTTCCTCGTTCAACATGCTCACTCTCTTCAAGCAGTCGATTTCATGGGGATCAACCAGCATGTCGTTATCTCCATCCTTCCACCCTATCAGCTTCACACCATCACATTCATGTGAGTCATTCTTATCCATTCAAATACCAACGATGACAATGGCAATTAACATCATCATGATTACTAATGTTATAACAGTCACTATCATATCAGAACAAGGATTATATGATCCTCAAGCTGAGGATATGTATCATATGCACAGTTTCTTAGTTTTTTCAAGTGGAGCCTGTGGGTCTGTGATCCATGATGCCAGTCCGATGGGCTCTGCAGCGGATTGGCCATGAAAAACAAATCTCCCCAGTGGGACAATAACAACCATTCAATTGATTGAAAGCAAATAGGCGGTTAATGAAATACGATGGGTATCTACTTTCAATTTTCAAAGGCCAGGTATTGGAGGACTGGGATCTTATCTGGGTGATTTTTTGGGGCATAATCTAGTGAATGTGGGCCCTTTAGACCATtgttctggatcactgaaccatcagCCCCGCTTGTACAATCTGAAAACCTGGGGATAGTATCCATAGCTTTTGGACGAGGATCATAGTTGCCTGGTGCAAAGAAAAATAGAATATGTCTCTTGagagtgtgtttggttgcacaaaatatcatgatatttggtgcaaccaaatgcactgtGAACAAGAGATTTGTATTAAAACGATTATGCACATGCCAATCATGAACTGAAAAAACTAAATTTGCTCAAAGATCATACGGTGAAGATGTTTGGCAAGTCCATATGCATGTGGGAGCCCTGCCATTCATACACAAGCACAAATGCCCATATGACATGCACATACAATCAGAGTTTTCCATCTGGTGGTAGAATTTGTGGCCTAAAGTTCTGGCCATttcactcaagtgggccacagcaaaCAAAAGAAATGGACGGCCAGAAAAAATTGTTTTAAACATCCTTTTATTTTCTTCGGGAAACAGCCTGGTTTTTGAGGAAGATTTAATCAATGTCCTACCAAATGGAAAGCTCGGATGATGTTGACCTTTTCCACATTGACATGTATATGGTAAATCAATCCGTACAGTCTAAAATGCGAACCTATTGTGGATGGGCCAAAACCCAAAAGTCAGATCACATGAGCACAACTGTTGAATcggtggccatcaaatggatggtcaaaaggaaaaaaaaagaagaagatcaagtgggccattcatcaggtgggctcatTTTGCACGACTGGCCAAAACTCAGTCCACTCATCATGCAGCCTGCATGGACCTAGATCGCTGATTCTTTCCAGCACTGTTTCTCATGCACGTGTAGCCCACCTTTGGGAGGAGCGGCGTGATTTTCAGGAGAGAAGCacgttcaaggtgggcccaactgatgaaTGAACCAGATGTTGCACGTGTGCTGCTAATCGAATTGGAGAGAGGAGCTAACCTTAGGTGGGCTTCCCATGGCATTGGTGCTGAACAATCTGGCCTTGTCAACGAGCTGGCAATAACGAGGAAAGGCATTTGCAAATCTCTTGTGAGATGTTAGCTGCGACTTCACCCTCACCGCTCTTCTATTCAGTATAGCTCTCCTGCATCCCCAAAACAACTTCACATGATTCTCAGATtgcatgttattattattatgcttGGCCCTTAGTTCctgaaagtgggccacattttttGCTCATCCAGATCTTGATCTTCCAAAAAGCCCAAGATGGGACAATCTTGACCATTCATCTCATGCCCTGCAAATTATTCAGCCAAGGAAAAACTCACAAAAGGCTGAAAGTTGGATGAGCTCATTTGGGCATATTGTCCatccatgatggagcccactatatcaatggtctggatcagcgAATGATGAGCTGAATTGTAGGAACTAAGGCCAGATCTTCTAATTCATCTATGACGGTACCTCATTCCTCTAACAACTGCAAGATAAGCATCACAAACCACTCCAACAAGCTCTATCCTATAAGGTCTCCTCTTTGTAGCTTGTTCTTCTACCTCTTCCCAATAGTTTTCAGTAATCGTTCCATCTTCGGAGGTTTTGTATCCAACCCCCATGCGGTAACGATGACGATGGACGTTCCTTGCCATTGCGATGGTTTGCTCTACGAAGGGCTCCCATGAGAGTGTGCCATCCATGATCACATCCCGCCCTTCATTGAGCGCGGTCACTAGGAGCGAAGATGCTGCATCCATTGACGACTGGTGCACCTGTTTGATTTTATTAAGAAAATGGTGATGCAtgagtttggatgcacaattgaatcGAATTGCAAATGCTGGGGTAGTAGATCAAGTGCAAATAACAAAATGGTAACAATCTTTCCTAGCATTGATAATGAGGAAGTGGACTGCATATTGCAATTCGTTTCGGGCCAAACTAACACAATTGCAGTTTGGAGATAGTTCCTTCATGTGAATCCTGAGGAAAATTCAGAAACTTATACTAGATATCATGCCAGGTCGAGATAACTCAAAGACTTGAACCAGTCtttacttgacttgactcgactcgatgtttTAATAATCGAGTTTAAAGGTACTTTGTGTTTGTGGAAAATTTAATATATTTGGATATAGCTAATATATAAAATAACCCCAACTCAACTCGGTCGAGTTGTGTTGAGCTGGTACTTCGTTTTTGTGGAAAATTTAATATATTTGGATATAGCTATTATATAAAATAACCCCAACTCAACTCAATCGAGTTGTGTTGAGCCGACCAGGAATCTTGTCGATTCCCTACTTGAAATCTTGCCGAGGCAAGGTGAGTTGGAagagttttgagtcaagtcagtGAGTTTTAGAATTATGGATAATTGCAGTTTATTTTGTTCTACTTCtttgaactaattattgcaatttagTTTGATGGTGCAACCAAACAGTCTCAATCCACTACCAAACCACTCGTTTCAGTTGTTTAAGTACAGACCATTTGAGAGAACACCTAATTTCCAACGCCTTCTGCTGAGAGTTCAGTGAGGATTGAACTATTGGATAACACATTCTGTTACAGGATCTGGACCATGCATTGTGCTTTGGATCTTATTGTGGATAGAGCTGTCAATGGGTCTGGCTTGGCCTTtgcaaataaaaaatttgaagagGCCTGGCCCAAAAGCCTGGCTGGAACAATTCAAAAATCTGCCCTACaggctggcccattgacagccctaggatTTGTGGACACTTCCGCTAGCAAAAGGATTGGTTTCagatcctaaccatcaattttGAAAAACTTCAAACAATCCCTCAGTCTATGTGATGTGTAGGGGTGGtggtgggttgggtttgggttacgTCGGGCTCagcccaagcctgacccatttaTTAAACCGGCTAAGAATTCTTGCCCAGACCTGACCCAACT
Coding sequences:
- the LOC131248981 gene encoding calmodulin calcium-dependent NAD kinase-like isoform X2, producing MPKDGHIKFILPILAISSVGLLSVAMHFQYRKRAMKVKKIIPQLLLTDSGRMDRIERFSHYVARQMGFGDMKECPQLCKLAYGYLTKSKGCEDNIYVYFSNDPNADSLCMKLIEEFDKCILAYFAFHWSHAPHMISQVLSVDSETKPKLKDIVMAATRSFWSSTKGNAVVVEADAFKETDVIYRALNSRGHHHDMLQTAELVHQSSMDAASSLLVTALNEGRDVIMDGTLSWEPFVEQTIAMARNVHRHRYRMGVGYKTSEDGTITENYWEEVEEQATKRRPYRIELVGVVCDAYLAVVRGMRRAILNRRAVRVKSQLTSHKRFANAFPRYCQLVDKARLFSTNAMGSPPKLIGWKDGDNDMLVDPHEIDCLKRVSMLNEEANSVYELHPQAELMSISRSVWNEVVLAPSRAHLQRELKIAIQKIENPTL